One window from the genome of Streptomyces sp. NBC_00708 encodes:
- the msrA gene encoding peptide-methionine (S)-S-oxide reductase MsrA, translating into MFLHRRTPQLPTPEEALRGRPVPEFTVPSRHTVLGNPLLGPYPEGLEVADFALGCFWGAERKFWQTDGVWTTLVGYQGGYTENPAYEEVCSGLTGHTEAVRVVYDPSVVTYAELLKLFWESHDPTQGFRQGNDVGTQYRSAVHTHTPEQAEAAAASREAYQKVLTASGHGEITTEILPAEGRTFWPAEPAHQQYLDKNPGGYCGIGGTGVSCPVGVAPAGE; encoded by the coding sequence ATGTTCCTGCACCGCCGCACCCCGCAGCTCCCCACCCCGGAGGAGGCCCTGCGCGGCCGTCCGGTCCCCGAGTTCACCGTCCCGTCCCGCCACACCGTCCTGGGCAACCCGCTGCTGGGCCCCTACCCGGAGGGTCTGGAGGTCGCGGACTTCGCCCTGGGCTGTTTCTGGGGCGCCGAGCGCAAGTTCTGGCAGACGGACGGCGTCTGGACGACGCTCGTGGGCTACCAGGGCGGCTACACGGAGAACCCCGCGTACGAGGAGGTCTGCTCCGGCCTCACCGGTCACACGGAGGCGGTCCGTGTCGTGTACGACCCGTCCGTGGTCACGTACGCCGAGCTGCTGAAGCTGTTCTGGGAGTCGCACGACCCGACCCAGGGCTTCCGCCAGGGCAACGATGTCGGGACGCAGTACCGCTCCGCCGTCCACACCCACACCCCGGAGCAGGCGGAGGCCGCCGCGGCCTCCCGCGAGGCGTACCAGAAGGTGCTGACGGCCTCCGGCCACGGGGAGATCACCACGGAGATCCTTCCGGCCGAGGGGCGTACGTTCTGGCCCGCCGAGCCGGCGCACCAACAGTACCTGGACAAGAACCCGGGCGGCTACTGCGGCATCGGCGGCACGGGCGTCTCCTGCCCGGTGGGCGTGGCCCCGGCCGGCGAGTGA
- a CDS encoding cystathionine gamma-synthase, with translation MSDQHSFETRAIHAGNTADPLTGAVVPPIYQVSTYKQDGVGGLRGGYEYSRSANPTRTALEENLAALEGGRRGLAFASGLAAEDCLLRTLLTPGDHVVIPNDAYGGTFRLFAKVASRWGVEFSVADTSDVAAVRAAITPRTKAVWVETPSNPLLGITDIAAVAQVARTAGARLVVDNTFASPYLQQPLALGADVVVHSTTKYMGGHSDVVGGALIVNDPDLADELVYHQNAMGGVAGPFDAWLVLRGIKTLAVRMDRHSENATKVAELLTRHPKVTQVLYPGLPEHRGHEVAAKQMKAFGGMVSFRVEGGEEAAVEVCNRAKLFTLGESLGGVESLLEHPGRMTHASAAGSPLEVPADLVRLSVGIENADDLLADLTQALG, from the coding sequence ATGAGCGACCAGCACAGCTTCGAAACCCGCGCGATCCACGCGGGGAACACCGCCGACCCCCTCACCGGCGCCGTGGTTCCGCCCATCTACCAGGTCTCCACGTACAAGCAGGACGGCGTGGGCGGGCTGCGCGGCGGCTACGAGTACAGCCGCAGCGCCAACCCGACCCGTACCGCCCTGGAGGAGAACCTCGCGGCCCTGGAGGGCGGCCGGCGCGGACTCGCCTTCGCCTCCGGCCTCGCCGCCGAGGACTGCCTGCTCCGTACGCTGCTGACCCCCGGCGACCACGTGGTCATCCCGAACGACGCCTACGGCGGCACGTTCCGGCTGTTCGCGAAGGTCGCCTCGCGCTGGGGCGTGGAGTTCTCCGTCGCCGACACCTCGGACGTGGCGGCGGTCCGCGCGGCGATCACCCCGCGCACCAAGGCGGTCTGGGTGGAGACCCCGTCCAACCCGCTGCTCGGCATCACCGACATCGCCGCCGTCGCCCAGGTCGCCCGCACCGCCGGTGCGCGCCTCGTCGTCGACAACACCTTCGCCAGCCCCTACCTCCAGCAGCCGCTGGCGCTCGGCGCCGACGTCGTCGTGCACTCCACCACCAAGTACATGGGCGGCCACTCGGACGTCGTCGGCGGCGCGCTGATCGTCAACGACCCGGACCTGGCCGACGAGTTGGTCTACCACCAGAACGCCATGGGCGGCGTGGCCGGCCCGTTCGACGCCTGGCTGGTGCTGCGCGGCATCAAGACGCTGGCCGTCCGCATGGACCGCCACAGCGAGAACGCGACCAAGGTCGCCGAGCTGCTGACCCGGCACCCCAAGGTCACCCAGGTCCTCTACCCCGGCCTGCCCGAGCACCGGGGCCACGAGGTCGCCGCCAAGCAGATGAAGGCCTTCGGCGGCATGGTGTCCTTCCGCGTCGAGGGCGGCGAGGAGGCGGCGGTCGAGGTCTGCAACCGGGCGAAGCTGTTCACCCTGGGCGAGTCCCTGGGCGGCGTCGAATCGCTCCTCGAGCACCCGGGCCGGATGACGCATGCCTCGGCGGCGGGCTCCCCGCTGGAGGTTCCGGCCGACCTGGTCCGCCTCTCCGTCGGCATCGAGAACGCGGACGACCTGCTCGCCGACCTGACGCAGGCGCTGGGCTGA
- a CDS encoding DUF1059 domain-containing protein, which yields MTRKIADCRKYPSESNCSLTIAGEEEEVVRAASEHAVSVHQHTDSPELREQVRATLEDEPVSA from the coding sequence ATGACCAGGAAGATCGCTGACTGCCGCAAGTATCCGAGTGAGTCGAACTGCTCGCTGACGATCGCCGGCGAGGAGGAGGAAGTGGTGCGGGCCGCGAGCGAGCACGCCGTCTCCGTCCACCAGCACACCGACAGCCCCGAGCTGCGTGAGCAGGTCAGGGCGACGCTGGAGGACGAACCGGTCTCCGCCTGA
- a CDS encoding RNA polymerase, which produces MRERHAGRQRCRAQDFESFVAGAAGRLLHTATLLTAEPLDEPGANPRALRLLHASLARTFAGWDGLRGEDPYDRTRQDLAGRFAREAWRHHRPRGGLLDRLTPQERLVLVLRLYEGVPEEQTAALLGLPRDRVRAVCNRSVATMRGTRSPTARRGPARLLGAAP; this is translated from the coding sequence GTGCGAGAGCGCCACGCGGGCCGACAGCGGTGCCGCGCCCAGGACTTCGAGTCCTTCGTCGCGGGCGCGGCGGGCCGCCTGCTGCACACCGCCACGCTGCTCACCGCCGAACCGCTGGACGAGCCGGGCGCCAACCCGCGCGCGCTGCGTCTGCTCCACGCCTCGCTGGCCCGGACGTTCGCCGGCTGGGACGGGCTGCGGGGCGAGGACCCGTACGACCGCACCCGGCAGGATCTGGCGGGCCGGTTCGCCCGCGAGGCGTGGCGCCACCACCGTCCGCGCGGCGGGCTGCTGGACCGGCTGACCCCCCAGGAACGCCTGGTCCTGGTGCTGCGGTTGTACGAGGGTGTCCCGGAGGAACAGACCGCGGCCCTGCTCGGGCTTCCCCGGGACCGGGTGCGCGCGGTCTGCAACCGGTCGGTGGCCACGATGCGCGGCACCCGGAGCCCGACCGCGCGCCGGGGGCCCGCCCGGCTGCTGGGGGCGGCGCCGTGA
- a CDS encoding MarR family transcriptional regulator — MPPQDMTTASSPSGAAAPENPGPDHLLDSLQHQVAVFARRAEQTRLGGVGQVRNSMDRAAYLLLNRLDREGPMGVKALAAGMGIDSSTVTRQVAPLVDTGLVKRTSHPEDGRAVVLQLSPRGQARLDEVRGSRRELMSQVTDGWSEEERDTFCALLTRFNAALAARQATHQTAPAG, encoded by the coding sequence ATGCCCCCTCAGGACATGACGACTGCCTCGTCTCCATCCGGGGCCGCAGCCCCGGAAAACCCGGGTCCCGACCACCTTCTCGACAGCCTCCAGCATCAGGTGGCCGTCTTCGCCCGCCGGGCCGAGCAGACCCGCCTCGGCGGGGTGGGCCAGGTGCGCAACTCGATGGACCGGGCGGCGTATCTGCTGCTGAACCGGCTGGACCGGGAAGGGCCGATGGGCGTCAAGGCGCTGGCCGCCGGGATGGGGATCGACTCCTCCACGGTGACCCGGCAGGTCGCGCCGCTGGTGGACACCGGTCTGGTGAAACGGACCTCGCACCCGGAGGACGGGCGCGCGGTCGTGCTCCAGCTCTCTCCGCGCGGGCAGGCCCGGCTGGACGAGGTACGGGGCTCGCGGCGGGAGTTGATGTCGCAGGTGACGGACGGGTGGAGCGAGGAGGAGCGGGACACGTTCTGCGCGCTGCTCACCCGGTTCAACGCGGCGCTGGCGGCCCGGCAGGCCACGCACCAGACGGCCCCGGCGGGCTGA
- the ilvA gene encoding threonine ammonia-lyase produces the protein MNFPSPGSFPSVILDDVRGAQKMLSGVSRVTPLEGSRHLSGLVGAPVLFKCENLQRTGSFKLRGAYVRISGLTPVERAAGVVAASAGNHAQGVALASALLGVRATVFMPVGAPLPKVAATREYGARVRLHGTVVDETLAAAQEYARETGAVFIHPFDHADIIAGQGTVGLEILEQCPEVRTIVVGVGGGGLAAGIAVAVKAVRPDVRIIGVQAAGAACYPPSLAADRPVSLGTLQTMADGIKVGRPGDVPFALVRDLVDEVRTVSEDELSSALLLCLERAKMVVEPAGASPVAALLSDPKSFHGPVVALLSGGNVDPLLMQRILTHGMAAAGRYLSLRLRLTDRPGALATMLGVLSVADANVLDISHARTDPRLGLTEAEVELQLETKGPEHCDDVRAALRDAGYLVMG, from the coding sequence ATGAACTTCCCGTCGCCCGGCAGCTTTCCCTCCGTGATCCTCGACGACGTACGGGGGGCGCAGAAGATGCTCTCCGGGGTCTCCAGGGTCACCCCGCTGGAGGGCAGCCGCCATCTCTCCGGCCTGGTGGGGGCTCCGGTCCTGTTCAAGTGCGAGAACCTGCAGCGGACCGGCTCGTTCAAACTGCGGGGCGCCTACGTACGCATCTCGGGACTCACCCCGGTCGAACGCGCCGCCGGCGTCGTGGCCGCGAGTGCCGGAAACCATGCGCAGGGTGTCGCCCTCGCGTCTGCGCTCCTCGGCGTACGCGCCACGGTCTTCATGCCGGTCGGGGCACCGCTGCCGAAGGTCGCCGCGACCCGTGAGTACGGTGCGCGCGTGCGGCTGCACGGCACCGTCGTCGACGAGACCCTGGCCGCCGCGCAGGAGTACGCACGCGAGACCGGCGCGGTCTTCATCCACCCCTTCGACCACGCCGACATCATCGCCGGACAGGGCACGGTCGGCCTGGAGATCCTGGAACAGTGCCCCGAGGTCCGCACGATCGTCGTCGGGGTCGGCGGCGGCGGGCTCGCGGCCGGCATCGCGGTCGCGGTCAAGGCGGTCCGGCCCGACGTGCGGATCATCGGTGTGCAGGCGGCCGGCGCCGCCTGCTACCCGCCGTCCCTGGCGGCCGACCGCCCCGTCTCCCTCGGCACGCTCCAGACGATGGCGGACGGCATCAAGGTCGGACGCCCCGGCGACGTGCCGTTCGCCCTGGTCAGGGACCTGGTCGACGAGGTGCGTACGGTCTCCGAGGACGAGCTGTCCAGTGCCCTGCTGCTCTGCCTGGAGCGGGCCAAGATGGTCGTCGAACCCGCCGGGGCGAGCCCGGTCGCCGCGCTGCTCAGCGACCCCAAGTCCTTCCACGGGCCCGTGGTCGCCCTGCTCTCCGGCGGCAATGTGGACCCGCTGCTGATGCAGCGCATCCTCACCCACGGCATGGCGGCGGCCGGCCGCTACCTCAGTCTCAGGCTGCGCCTCACGGACCGGCCCGGCGCGCTGGCCACGATGCTGGGCGTGCTGTCGGTGGCCGACGCCAACGTCCTCGACATCAGCCATGCCCGTACCGACCCCAGGCTCGGCCTCACCGAGGCGGAGGTCGAACTGCAGCTGGAGACCAAGGGCCCCGAGCACTGCGACGACGTGAGGGCGGCGCTGCGGGACGCGGGCTATCTGGTGATGGGCTGA
- a CDS encoding ATP-binding cassette domain-containing protein, producing the protein MPGAIYAEGLVKTFGDVTALGGVDLDVPEGTVLGLLGPNGAGKTTAVRVLTTLLRPDSGRAFVAGIDVLKNPNEVRRSIGLSGQFAAVDEYLTGRENLRMVGQLYQMSGRAAKVRAGELLERFNLADAADRPAKTYSGGMRRRLDLAAALVVSPPVMFMDEPTTGLDPRNRQQLWEVIEELVAGGTTLLLTTQYLEEADHLAHDICVIDHGRVIARGTSDQLKARTGGERVEVVVHDPDRIEQARTVLTRLGKGETAVLPHMRKLTVPVDGGAKLLAEVIRDLDAQGVEIDDIGLRRPTLDDVFISLTGHAAEQEKNEAATPESETEK; encoded by the coding sequence ATGCCAGGCGCCATCTATGCCGAAGGGCTTGTGAAGACCTTCGGGGACGTCACTGCACTCGGCGGTGTCGACCTCGACGTGCCGGAAGGCACCGTCCTCGGCCTCCTCGGACCCAACGGGGCCGGCAAGACGACCGCGGTCCGCGTCCTGACGACGCTGCTCAGGCCCGACAGCGGCAGGGCCTTCGTCGCCGGGATCGACGTACTGAAGAATCCCAACGAGGTGCGGCGCTCGATCGGGCTCTCCGGCCAGTTCGCCGCCGTCGACGAATACCTCACCGGCCGCGAGAACCTGCGCATGGTCGGCCAGCTCTACCAGATGAGCGGGCGCGCGGCGAAGGTACGGGCGGGCGAACTGCTGGAGCGGTTCAACCTGGCCGACGCGGCGGACCGGCCCGCCAAGACGTACTCCGGGGGCATGCGCCGCCGCCTCGACCTGGCGGCGGCGCTCGTCGTCTCCCCGCCGGTCATGTTCATGGACGAGCCGACGACCGGCCTCGACCCGCGCAACCGCCAGCAGCTCTGGGAGGTCATCGAGGAACTGGTCGCCGGCGGTACGACGCTGCTGCTGACCACGCAGTACCTGGAGGAGGCCGATCACCTCGCCCACGACATCTGCGTGATCGACCACGGCCGGGTCATCGCCCGCGGCACCTCCGACCAGCTCAAGGCCCGCACCGGCGGCGAGCGCGTCGAAGTCGTCGTGCACGACCCCGACCGGATCGAACAGGCCCGCACCGTCCTCACCCGCCTCGGCAAGGGCGAGACCGCGGTCCTGCCGCACATGCGCAAGCTGACCGTCCCGGTCGACGGCGGCGCCAAGCTCCTCGCCGAGGTCATCCGCGACCTCGACGCCCAGGGCGTGGAGATCGACGACATCGGACTGCGCCGCCCCACCCTCGACGACGTGTTCATCTCCCTGACCGGTCACGCCGCCGAGCAGGAGAAGAACGAGGCCGCGACCCCCGAATCGGAGACGGAGAAATGA
- a CDS encoding ABC transporter permease yields the protein MSALSETARTGAPRPGGGIGQSVRDSLVIGRRNLIRMTRIPEMILFGIIQPVMFVVLFTYVFGGSIAIPGAGVSASAYKEFLMAGIFAQTVTFATAGAGAGIADDMHKGLIDRFRSLPMARGAVLTGRTLADLVQTAVTLAVLAGVALLVGWRTHENIGKVLGGFGLLLLLGYAFTWIGALIGLTVRTPEAATSGGLIWLFPLTFISNAFVPVNGMPAFLQYVAEWNPFSATVAAARELFGNTIPGVPKSVTGAWPMEHPVWASLIWSVLIILVFRTLAVRKYRSVSV from the coding sequence ATGAGCGCCCTCAGCGAAACCGCCCGCACGGGCGCCCCACGGCCGGGCGGTGGCATCGGCCAGTCGGTCCGCGACTCGCTGGTCATCGGCCGGCGCAACCTCATCCGCATGACCCGGATCCCCGAGATGATCCTCTTCGGGATCATCCAGCCGGTCATGTTCGTGGTGCTGTTCACGTACGTCTTCGGCGGCTCGATCGCCATCCCGGGCGCGGGCGTCAGCGCGAGCGCCTACAAGGAATTCCTGATGGCCGGCATCTTCGCGCAGACCGTCACCTTCGCCACCGCGGGGGCCGGCGCCGGAATCGCCGACGACATGCACAAGGGACTCATCGACCGGTTCCGGTCGCTGCCCATGGCGCGGGGCGCCGTGCTCACCGGGCGGACCCTGGCCGACCTGGTGCAGACCGCCGTCACGCTGGCGGTCCTCGCGGGCGTCGCACTGCTCGTCGGCTGGCGCACCCACGAGAACATCGGCAAGGTGCTCGGGGGCTTCGGTCTGCTCCTGCTGCTCGGCTACGCGTTCACCTGGATCGGCGCGCTGATCGGCCTGACCGTCCGCACTCCGGAGGCCGCCACCTCGGGCGGCCTGATCTGGCTCTTCCCGCTGACCTTCATCTCGAACGCCTTCGTGCCGGTCAACGGCATGCCGGCCTTCCTGCAGTACGTCGCCGAGTGGAACCCGTTCAGTGCCACGGTGGCGGCGGCCCGCGAACTGTTCGGCAACACCATCCCCGGCGTCCCGAAGTCCGTGACGGGTGCCTGGCCGATGGAGCATCCCGTCTGGGCCTCGCTGATCTGGTCCGTCCTGATCATCCTGGTCTTCCGGACCCTGGCCGTGCGCAAGTACCGCTCGGTCTCCGTCTGA
- the greA gene encoding transcription elongation factor GreA has translation MTQTSENVTWLTQEAYNQLKAELEYLSGPARTEIAVKIAAAREEGDLRENGGYHAAKEEQGKMELRVRQLTQLLEHAKVGEAPADDGVVEPGMVVTIAFDGDEDDTMTFLLASREYASADIETYSPQSPLGVGVNGKKMGENADYELPNGKTATVKILSAKPYSG, from the coding sequence GTGACCCAGACCAGCGAAAACGTCACCTGGCTCACGCAGGAGGCGTACAACCAGCTCAAGGCCGAGCTGGAGTACCTGTCTGGTCCCGCGCGCACGGAGATCGCCGTCAAGATCGCGGCGGCCCGTGAGGAGGGGGACCTGCGTGAGAACGGCGGGTACCACGCGGCCAAGGAGGAGCAGGGCAAGATGGAGCTCCGGGTGCGCCAGCTGACCCAGCTCCTCGAGCACGCGAAGGTCGGCGAGGCGCCGGCCGACGACGGCGTGGTCGAGCCCGGCATGGTCGTGACGATCGCCTTCGACGGCGACGAGGACGACACGATGACCTTCCTGCTGGCCTCCCGCGAATACGCGAGCGCCGACATCGAGACGTACTCGCCGCAGTCGCCGCTCGGCGTGGGCGTGAACGGCAAGAAGATGGGCGAGAACGCCGACTACGAGCTGCCGAACGGCAAGACCGCCACGGTCAAGATCCTTTCGGCGAAGCCGTACTCCGGCTGA
- a CDS encoding DUF4307 domain-containing protein, translated as MTAVREALPENRYGRSADQRADRKLKIIGAVLGAVLLGVIGWIGYGYVAGQGLSAEVIKFKVVSDEQVQVHLEVRKDTDAKGYCTLRAQREDGTDVARKDFRFDGDTGRIDEILTLRTTSRATAVELLGCTDDGGASS; from the coding sequence ATGACGGCGGTGCGCGAGGCGCTTCCCGAGAACCGCTACGGCCGCTCCGCGGACCAGCGGGCGGACCGCAAGCTCAAGATCATCGGCGCGGTGCTCGGCGCCGTCCTGCTGGGCGTGATCGGCTGGATCGGGTACGGCTATGTGGCCGGGCAGGGCCTGAGCGCCGAGGTGATCAAGTTCAAGGTGGTCTCGGACGAGCAGGTCCAGGTGCACCTGGAGGTCCGCAAGGACACGGACGCCAAGGGCTACTGCACGCTGCGCGCGCAGCGGGAGGACGGTACGGACGTCGCCCGCAAGGACTTCCGTTTCGACGGCGACACCGGCCGGATCGACGAGATCCTGACCCTGCGCACGACGTCCCGGGCGACCGCCGTCGAGCTGCTGGGCTGCACGGACGACGGCGGGGCGTCGAGTTGA
- the mca gene encoding mycothiol conjugate amidase Mca: MTEQLRLMAVHAHPDDESSKGAATMAKYVSEGVDVLVVTCTGGERGSILNPKLQGDAYIEENIHEVRRKEMDEAREILGVKQEWLGFVDSGLPEGDPLPPLPEGCFALEDETVAAGRLVAKIRAFRPQVITTYDENGGYPHPDHIMTHTISMIAFEGAADTEKFPEAEFGPAWAPQKLYYNQGFNRPRTVALHEALLARGLESPYGDWLERWKEFERAERTLTTHVPCADFFEIRDKALIAHATQIDPDGGWFRVPMDIQREVWPTEEYELAKSLVETSLPESDLFAGIRDNA, encoded by the coding sequence TTGACTGAGCAGCTTCGACTGATGGCCGTACACGCTCACCCCGACGACGAGTCGAGCAAGGGCGCGGCCACCATGGCCAAGTATGTGTCCGAGGGGGTGGACGTGCTGGTCGTGACCTGCACAGGGGGCGAGCGCGGCTCCATCCTCAACCCGAAACTCCAGGGTGACGCGTACATCGAGGAGAACATCCACGAGGTGCGCCGGAAGGAGATGGACGAGGCCCGGGAGATCCTGGGCGTCAAGCAGGAGTGGCTCGGCTTCGTCGACTCCGGCCTGCCCGAGGGCGACCCGCTGCCGCCGCTGCCCGAGGGCTGCTTCGCGCTGGAGGACGAGACCGTCGCGGCGGGCCGCCTCGTCGCGAAGATCCGCGCGTTCCGGCCGCAGGTCATCACCACGTACGACGAGAACGGGGGCTACCCGCACCCCGACCACATCATGACCCACACCATCTCGATGATCGCCTTCGAGGGCGCGGCGGACACCGAGAAGTTCCCCGAGGCGGAGTTCGGCCCCGCCTGGGCGCCGCAGAAGCTCTACTACAACCAGGGCTTCAACCGGCCGCGCACCGTCGCCCTGCACGAGGCGCTGCTCGCCCGCGGCCTGGAGTCGCCGTACGGGGACTGGCTGGAGCGCTGGAAGGAGTTCGAGCGCGCCGAGCGCACGCTGACCACGCATGTTCCGTGCGCGGACTTCTTCGAGATCCGCGACAAGGCGCTGATCGCGCACGCCACGCAGATCGATCCGGACGGCGGCTGGTTCCGCGTCCCGATGGACATCCAGCGGGAGGTCTGGCCGACCGAGGAGTACGAGCTGGCGAAGTCTCTCGTCGAGACCTCCCTCCCCGAGAGCGACCTCTTCGCGGGCATCCGCGACAATGCCTGA